The Raphanus sativus cultivar WK10039 chromosome 2, ASM80110v3, whole genome shotgun sequence DNA segment AGGATAGTGTTCTCTAGCAGTAACCTTCCTTGAACAAAAGCTGTTTGGCAAGGTAGAATAAGCGTAGGAAGAATTGGTTTTAGTCTCTTTACCAGCAACCTTGAGATAACTTTGTAGACTGTGTTTAAACAGGAGATGGGCCTGAAATCTGTAATTTTTGAAGCTCCTGGAAACTTTGGAACTAATGTGAGAATTGTTGCATTCAGGGAAGCTGGCAGGTAGCCCGTGTGGAAGAAATGTGCAATGGAGGCGCAGACATCATCACCTACAGTATCCCAAGCAGCCTTAAAAAATCCCGAGGTGAGTCCATCTGGTCCTGGTGCTTTATTTGGGTTTAGCTTGAACATCAATGCTCTGATTTCTTCCTTTGTTGGTATCAGGAGCATTTTTTCACACTGGTCAGACGTCACAGAAAAGTTGGTCAGGCTTTGGAACCATTCGCTTGGAGAGGGAAGAGTGCAGGAGGCAGTAGAGGGACCCAACACAGAACAGAAGTGCGAGACTGCAAGTGTACTCATCTCCACAGGATCAGTTATCCAGATTTCTGAGGCATTGAGGAAAGCTCTGATGGCATTGTAGCTTGATCTCACTTGACAGATTCTGAGAAAGAAGGTAGTATTGAGATCCCCTTCTCTGAGCCAGTTTATTCGAGACTTTTGTCTAAAGTACATTTCCTCAATTTCCCTTAGAAAATTCCATTTCTGATGTAACTCTCTTTCAGCTTGGAAGTTTGTTGACGTCGGATCCTGTAACGCTTGTACCTGCACAAGTTGAAGCAAACTGTGAGTATGAGAAACCCTCTCTTGTATTTTTGAGTAATTATCcttgtttattttctttagttCACTCTTAATTTGTTTCATCTTCCAGCACAACTGAGACAACGTATGACACACACTTCCAGCAAGAATCCAAGCCTCTTTAACCAACTCGGCGAACCCCGGGTGCTTTGTAAGGTAGTTTTGGAATTTATAAGGGTAGGTTCCAGAAGTGGGTAAGTGGAGGGATAGGTTTATTAGACAAGGGGTATGATCGGATATTTCTGGGGATAGGAATGTAGCTACAGCATGTGGGAAAGCAGCGATGGTGTTATTGTTAACCAGTAGGCGATCAAGCTTTTTTGCAGTAGGACTCACAGGTTGATTATTTGTCCATGTGTGACAGGGTCCCAAGTACCGCAAATCAAAGAGGCCAGCTTGAAGGAAGCAATCCTGTAGCTGATACATGAGGTTGTCTGTGAAATTCACCTCTGGATTCGAGTGCTCAAACGGAAAGAGAATCTGGTTTAAGTCACCACCAACAACCCAGTTTCTTGTATCAAGATCAAACGTTGAGTGGTTTTGTAGCAGGTCAGTCCACAGCTCTATTCTTTCATCACTGAGATTAGATGCATAAATAGCAGAATAGTAGAGCGGGGGCTGGTTTGGGATAGTGATGACACAGGTTAGAAGCTGTCTAGACTGGAAAATAATTTGAACATCAAGGGGTTGTTTCCAGATTAAAACAATGCGTCCATCAGGGTCTGATAGGTGATTTGACAAGTACTTCCAAACGGGGCAAATCTTAGAGAGAATAGGGTTTAGTGAGGGTTCTTTGATATGAGTTTCTAGTAGGGCTCCAAAAAGGGGTTTTTGACTGTTTAGCCAACCGACAAAAGGTGAATGCTTGCGCGGGTCATTTAGGCCACGCACATTCCAAAAAAAGAGCTTGACACTCATTGGGAAGGGGGTTGAGGGTCCTCGGGTTGAGGAGGACCTCGGAGATCGAAGGAAGCCAAATTAGTCTGAGGAACAGGGTCAGGGGGCTTAGGGGGAAGGTTACAAAAAGGGATAGAGGAATGGTCAGGAATGGAGGGGTCTTGGAGGACAGAAAAAGGGTTTGCAGTGGAGGATGGAGGGGGGGAGAGAGTAGGAGATGATCGAGAACGTTTCAAGGAAGGTTTTGGGGGAGGATCAGGGGTGGCGAAAGGATTGGGCCGAGAGGAAAATATAGGTGGATCAGCAGGTTGAGAGGGAAGGTTCGAAAAAGGTGGCTGTGAAATTGGTCTGTAAACTttatggtttttcttttttgaggcTTTGGAAGGGGTGAAACCGGAGGGAGAGGGAAGAGAGTTATTGGAGGGGTTCAGAGGGGTTTTTTGAGGAGTTTTGGGTGGGTTTTTtgttgggttttgggtttcaaaATGGTTTGATGAATTTTGTTTTCCCGTTTCAGGAGCAGGAGGAGTATAAGTGAGACAGTTGCGTATGATGTGCCCCAGCTCGTGGCAGTGAGAACATGTTGGTGGAACCCATGGATAATGGACTTGGACTTCAACAACTTCACCACTTTGTCTCTCGAACTCAACCACTGGAGGTAACGGCACTGTTAAATCAACCTCCACTTTCACATGGGAAACTGTCAAACTAACCAGATTCTTAGTGAATTCATCGGTTTCCTTAGGTTCTCCTACCAAGCCTGCCACCAAGCTGAGTCCTTCATCATGGCGGAGATCAATCGGAACACCCGTAAGATGAGCCCAGATCTTTATGGCCTTCAGAGGAGGAGTGCTTGTCGAGTGATCAGAATTCCATTGTGCAGTGTGGAACATGGAATCACCAACATACCATATGTTTTTGTCCAGAATCTTCTTTCTAAGGTATTCACTCTGGATTCTCACTATAACCGAGTGATTGAGGGGATTGTTGTGAATTTCAAGTCTCTTTCCCTTGCCCCACATATAGTTAAAAACACTCTGGATTTGATTGTAGGGTGGAGACTTGCCGTTGAAATAACATATGATGAAGTCTTTATGAATTTCAGCTCCTTTTTGGAAAACGGCATCAGGTATGACGACTCTGGGACGACCAGTAGGGGCAATTGTGACAGGAGCTAGTCGTCGAAGACTCATGTCAGCTTGAGCTCGCAGCTTATCTACCAGAGTTTTCTTCTGACCAGGAGGTATTATCTTGCCAGCGTTAGGGAGTAAGGGGTTTAAGGTAGTTTGGTTTTCAGGGGTAGTGAGGATGGAGATTTCGGTAGTTTGGTTCTGAATAGGCAGTGGAGGAACAATATGGGTAGGGGAGGTGGCTTTATTGGTGTGGATTTGTGGGGAGGCTTTTGGTGGGAGAATGGTAAAGTTTTGGTCTGTGTTTGGAATAGGTGGAACTGTAGCTGCATCAGATCTAGAATTGCTAACAGTACCAGTAGTTGGATTGGGAGAGTTTGGTTGCTCTATTTCCATAGAGTCAGGCTCAGAGCTTGTAGTTGATTTCTGCTGCTTCTCAGGCAAAGAAACAGAGGTAGTTGGTGGACGGGATTCCTTGCGAGATCCTCTTTTTGAGGAGCCAGCAGAGGTAGTTATGGCGTCGGTAAGGGTGGGAAAGTTGACCGGGGACAGAGGACAGGAAGGATCGGGGGGATCTGGGGGTAGGAGGAGCGGAGGGGGTTCGCCGGAGGCTGAGGACGGAGGATTCTCACCGGAAGTGTGAACAGGAACATTCCACACAGTGTGCATTGGGAATTGTGGCTTTGGTTGCTTGTTTTCAGGTTTAGTTCTGTTACTCCCCACCACCTTCAGCGATTCTGGCTCTTTTGTTCAATCGGCTCCCATGGGAGAAGCCCTTGCTGTACGTTCAGCAGTTATGATTGGTTCTATCAACATCACAAGAGCCAGGGAATCAAAACCGAAACTATTTGACATCTATCACTTTAATAAATTCTTTTGATGTTATCCCTTTCACTACATTTTCCGTTTGTGTAATATTGATGTTGATTGTGTGGTTAAATCAACTCTCGCCTCTAAAAACTCATCCTCCATAACTGGAAATGCTGGATTATAACTTTGTTTATGAATGAATCGTAGTTTGcccaaaaaagaatatataaatgatttcgTTATACGGTTAAGGTGACTACAATTTTGTTTAgaactatttttttgttaattgtgTGAGTGAacaattttgataaatatatgtGAACCGATGTAGTAGTTATATGTGAACTGATGccgtttacatttttttaattcacgTTAAAAGTCAAAAACTTTTCAAATTTCAACTCGTAAAAATATATGTCTGgtgttcaaaatatatatgtatatattagaTTCTAACACACGCAcacatgtatgtatatatatatatatatatggctaTTCAAGTTAAAGCTTCTGTCCAACATTTCTTTTTAGTGACGAAATTTTTTGAAAGGTCTGTTTGTATTTGATTAATCATGCTTTACAGTAAACCAAACACCTAATACTATGATCGGTCATGAGTGAAAAAGTCAGATTCTGATGAAATAATACCGtgtcaactttaaaaaaaagtttgatgaACCACCAATACACTATtctataaatcatttaaaacaatatGGAAAAAGCACTCGACCTAAAAGTCGACGAACGTGAAAACCAAAATGGTGATACTCGGCTGAAAATGGCATCATCTAATAGTCTTTTTATCAAAGAACAAAAGACGGCGAACGTGAAGCATTCGTGTTTTATTAAAAGCAAATCGTATTTTATGAATAACGCCAAAAACTAATGACTTATCAGTTATATCACACGACCCAAATGGACCCTATCTGTCTATCGTTGTAATTATTTCCTGTTTAATATAGATTAATATCATCTAAAATAAGTTAAAAGTATCGTGACCTTCTTATCATTTTGTAAACATACGCACGATTGGGATGTTATATAAAtcttaagaaattaaaatttattgtttacatcatataaagtatataatatgATAGTGGTTTAGGCTTTAGAATTTAAATAAACCTCGAATATATTACTAAGCACAAATATTAGTTGCCATGCCTTCATAGTATAATATACTTTATAGGGTATACCGTATACGTTTGTGAATAAAACATCTATATTGGTAGGTTATTAAGTGAGTATCtcatatttagaaaaataataacaGAAATAGAGAAAGATTATAAAAGTTTTGAAATGTTCACGAGAAATTCTTAACGTATTTGCCTCTCATAAGTTGGTTCTATATGTTAAAAAGATTAAACTTAATTTTATACTTACATTATGGTAGAATAATAACATTTTGTTTGAAATACTTTTAACAGTATTCATGAATGAAGATCCTCTAATATCCTAAGAAAATAAAGCAAAACAAATGAGTTATAAGTAGTTTAAGAATTCTGCGtcgttaaaaattataattttacaatataagTCGAGATATATAGCATAGTAGTTTGTCATTCGTCGTTATTGTGTCACCAATCCATATTCAAATTCGATATAATACCATAGAGAAATAATTACTATAGTACTAATATGCAAGTTGAATAGAATAAATACGAATCAGAATATTCAATAATCAATACGAATTCAAAGGATATTATTCGGCACTTAAGATATTCAAGCATTAATGAAGATGGGAGTATCAAActttattgatcaaaatatAAACATCAAAAGGAACTAGAGACAGGAAATCGGTTCATTGTGCTAAAGTGGGGACCTTTCTAATGTGTATTCTAAATGAAGAAATAGAAGATCGATTACCTAAAtcttaaaagtaattattttctttcaaaaataataatagttggTCATATATTATGTTTCATCGGTTTTCAAATAAGTATCGTTTTGACATTTACacatatatagagaaatagttaaaatacatgtacattactattaattatatatctttcaccaataatatttgagataaataaaattattataaaagaaatacagtttataattaattttcagttgaaattaaatataatctactatattaatttagggtcctaaaatttatctaccatttagaagttgtaatttaaatttggacCTTCTCTAGAATAGTAGGTGTTTGGCTATTTAAATCTGTTTGGTTCCTTGAATATATCAACATGACTAAcaacttaatttaaaccaacataaatacatattataaatgatttaactAATGGGTTTTggaaattattaaattttgttgcTTTACAAATAAAGGGCCATACGATTATGTAAACCAATTTTACATTAGGCCTTATAAATATTGGGTTTTAACCAACTAACATtgtatttgaaacttaaaaataaaatactttataatatatctacaaacaatattataataaaaatacattattttttgtggaattaaaatttattttgattttttcgtTTTTCTCAGTAACAATTAAAAGCATTGTCTAAATATTTTACCTATAAATTTTGAATCTCACACATATTAAcgtttatatatagtataaactCTTTGAACTAATactctatataaattaatatacactaatgtttttataaatattataattttatagtctcaacattgaatttttggttcaatatattatatcgataaattaataacctctataaattaaaacaatttatagttttagtgtagtcccaatattattaatttatagaggtttcactgtacaagttttagtttaaaaaatgtgaatattttataaccaaaaacaatattattcaaaaactatatatataaaaatttattgtcTTTCTTTCAATAATTTCCGCCCTTGAAAAGGGCGGGTCAGTATCTAGTTTGCATTAAAACTGTAATGTgatatttttgtgtaacaaagaaaaaatgcttaagtgacatttattatgaaaaagatagaataatatatcatattatgATGCTTAAATTCAACTACATGTAGGTATGATGAATTTGAATAAGTTTCATGATGCAGTTTTCTGTGATATCCGAATGAAAACGATATACAATCTACATGCatcatatcttcttttttttttgtcaacatacaTGCATCATATCTATAACCAAATAGTGGTAGtctaaaagtaaaaacaaaaattgaaggATGATGTCAATCGTGTATTCTAAATTCAATTTTtgttagaaataaaatttaggttattttgtcaattttttaattgaaaGTGTTTTACTATCCATTTTAGTTTGAGGGGATTTATTACTAAAAGTCCAATATTGTGTaaagtttcttatttttattttttatttgaagttGAATTGTTAATTATGTTTCATAATAATAACAAGTTACATATGTAAGAGTTACATacaagttgcaaaaaaaaaaacaaatattttcattattgatattcatatatttttattttagtacaACTTATATATCAAAAACATTACTagttaatttttgaaaatatagtaaatcatattttttagtGAATTCAttacataagtttataatttttaccaTGCAACTTTTACTGTGAATTATAtcaaaatacaatttttattataactgtgATACCACATATCACCGATCAAAGTCTATATCTTATCTGTAATAAAACAAATTCTTTGCAACGCTGTCTTTAACAACAGTCTTGCTTGAAACACtccattttaatttattttctaagaaaagttttcttttttgttttcttccgaAACTGTATTTTCTGCACATTAAACTTCagaatgtaaaagaaaaatcagtAACCACAGGATCATGGAAGTTCCACCTATAgtttataaaagtatattttgtaactttagttttaaaatactGATCCTCAACTATATagcatattaatatattatatcaaTAAGAAAATATTGATTAAAGAATTAACTACAGCATATATAGTGGATTCAAATTATTAGTAAATAAGATCCAACTTTATAATAGTTTTTCATttcttactttattttattgtcACCTCAACTGAATCTCCTTTTTTAGATAATTCTAAcatgaaaagaaaacagaatttattttgtattctaAAAGAAAGGATTCATTCGAGATAAAACTGGATTTTATCACTCAGGCCCATATGTTTAGTAAGCCCATTACGTCTTTTTTTGTCACAGAGTAAGCCCATTACGTCTAGGTTCCAAGAAAATATCGAAAGAGACTCATCTTAGGCACATAtagaacaaaacttagcttcaccccctaaggtgaatctctacattcacccaccaataggaattagttaattaagatttgatatctcttaaaaaaggaaaccaagtaataagaatttaatgaaataaaattatgtttttagataaataaaaaaatagtagcaattataaaaaaatatttttaatattgataaatccgtcagaaaatactaaaccataaaccctaaaccctaaattctaaatactaaaccctaaacccttggggaaagcctgaacccttgggcaaatcctatatcctaaatcgttaatcttaaaccctaaacccttaatcataaacaataatattaaaccctaaattctaaacacgaaaccctaaaccctaaactctttgacaaatattaaatcataaacccttaatcctaaaccataaaccattttggaatttaggatttagggtttagtattaggggttataatttagggtttagggattaggatttagtttatgatttaaggttggtttaaatttaagggtttagggtataggatttgcccaagggttcaggcttttccctaaggtttagggtttagtatttagaatttaaggtttagggtttagaatttagggtttagggtttagtattttctgacggatttatcaattttaaaaaaactttttttttgataattgctactattttttatttatctaaaaacataattttatttcattaaattcttattaattggtttccttttttaagagatatcaaatctcaattaactaattcctattggtgggtgaatgtagaggttcactttagggggtgaagctaagttttaTTCGCACATATATATTCATTTACATTTGGTGCTATTCTAGAAGACATTGTCATACAACAAAAACTTGCAAAGTTGCTTCTGGAGAAGAAAAATCAAGAGGTCTCCAAGTAACAAGGTGTCGCAGAAGATTCAGCTTCATCAAGCTCAATATCTGTACAAGTAGAAAGAATCCATTCTACACATTAGCATCCATGCTTCCCTGCAAAATCCATTCCTCGGGTAACCCATTATCCTGGCCTTCCCATGAAACCAAGTTCGTCTCAGTGATGAATCAAAGCACTTCCCACAAAGGCACTTGACATTCTTCTCTGCAATGGAATGGATCGATCTATCAATAAGAAGAGCTTCTGACTAGATCAAGCTTTCAAAGTAAACGGGTTTGGTTCTACACCATCTTGAATCATCTCTTTCAGGAAATCCAGTGCTTCTGATTAACGTCCTAAGCTCGAGCATCCAGAGACCATAGCGGTCTATGAAACAACATCTGTAGATGGTAAATTCTGAAGAACATTGAAAGCGTCACGAGATTCTCCGCATTTTACAATAAAGTTCATTGCCCAAAAATAAAACTCCAAACAGATCCACACGCTCTAAGGATGCTTTACTACTCTCAGACTGTTAGCTATCAAATGGCACCTCTTCACGAGCGTGTTTCTATTGGTCATTAAGGAAGAACCCGTGATTCAACATTCCGATAAACATAATTATACCTTTCATCGCATCCCATGCCCTTTTATCGAACAAGCAGATATACCAGCTGCTCAAGATACCACATCTTTCTCCTCCTTTCATCCTCACTCCAGCTTTCATCATCCTCAAACTCTGATCTCCTCCTACTACAAgaattaaacaaacaaacatcctCTCGTTTCGTGAAACGGATCCCATGATGCTTCCTTCACGTAGTCTTTCCAACAGCGAGAAAGCCCTCATCTTCAAAAACCGTATTTCAAGTACCCATCAATCAATCATCGCCCAGTCCAAGTAATAGTGTTTCTCTCAGGCATACCGTCGAACACTTTACGTGCATCAAACCGAATCACCGAGTCTCACACACGAGCTTATCAAAATTATCCCCGAAATAGATTAACTTGATCGTTTAACGACATCGCGTGAATCCTTTTAATGAGTCGCATCCCGTTTGAAGACTGTAGCCATAGCCACTCCATGAGCAGAGAAGCCGAACTCGAAAAATCGTAATGATTCAACACTAGATCGGCGCAAACCCACATCGAAAGATGATCTCTTTTCTGGAAAAGAGTCGAAACCCAGAATACTCTTCCCTTCCTCTGTTCATCTCGCTTTGGTGATTGGCGATTAAGTCGGTGACTTTGGTCGCCGGAATCTCTGAAATACGGAGACGCGGTCGAATTGACGTTAACGAGAAAATAATCATAGAGAAAatcttttcaattttaaaaaaaattctgaaagagaaaaatttaagttttttttaattaatctgATCATGGTAATAATGACGACAACAAGTAAAACAGTATCTCGGTCGGTTTCAATTTCGAAAACGAGCAGacaaatatacaatatacaaCACACACACGCCTGAAACACgaaaggtaaataaaataaaaattatttagctAACCAATCATAATGAAGCATGTGTCTCACCACATACCACTTTCCTCTCTTCCTTCAAACCCTTCCACGATCTCACAAAACGTGTCTTTCTCTCTAACTCTTTTAACTTCAATCTACTGTCATCAATTTTCTCAGATACAGTTTTTCATGCAATTTCAtatctttttgctttatttattataatcacTTCCGTTTCTGATTCTTGTGAAGTTATAGAGTGaattgaaaaatgattttataaaagcTTCAAGGCTTCAATCTTCTTATAGAAACCcaaaagatttttctttttcctgaGAAGAGAAGTTGAAACGAGCTCAAGTTGGGGATATTcgtttcttcttctgtttctacTTTCTGAGGATCTCTTCATCTGCCTTGTCCAaaaggttttttatttattccgttattaaaaaaaataaaagaaacccTTTTTTGAGAAGATTAAAAAGCTACAATCTTTATTAGAgaaactccccccccccccccccccccagaAAAAGGGACAAAGGAACACAAAGAAGTCATCCCTATTCATGAAACAGGTGAAGAAAAaagcttctctctctttttttttccgtctTCATATTATCTCTAATTATTGTGTGTTATGGTTGGTTAATCGTTgtcaatgaagaagaagaagatgaattaaaaataaataaaatcaggTGTGGTTGCGTCTCATTTCTTCTCTCGCATAATTTAAGGAATTATTAGCTatatagcttcttcttcttatgggtttattatatgtatatacattggaaatatatataaaaggaacaatatattttaaaaaaaatctctgtATTATATCTTACCGTTTCTGGAATGAATCAGTTTCATATAATCCTAGTTCATGTAACCTGATTTAGTGTTTCGATATACATGTTTTAAaagcctctttctctctctctctctctctctctctctctctttctctctatgctctgttctttgttttttttatctgaGAGGGGTCTTATAATCATCAATTCTCTCTGTAATGCAATACTTTTGTGCTGGTAATTTGCTAAAATTGCAGGGTTCGATGAATAGATCATGTCTCTGTAGTATCTTAATCACTACTTCTCTCATCTGTGGTGTTTACTTCATTGGCAATGCTTACATCCATCAACAATTTAAAGAGGTATaaacattctctctctctctttgtatACTATGTTACTAATCACTATGAGTGCATGCTGCCATctgaataaaaatgaaaccgTTGGAAATTTTCTGGTTTGACTCGATAAAGAGTATTATGATTTTGAtttctaagatttttttttttttttttacaaaaaattgcaGAAATTGCTAAGATGGGATTTTACTGATAAGATGCATAATGTTACTGAAAAGATGCATAATGTCACTCATAAGATGCAGAAGGCAACAACAACATCTGGTACATGCGAGGTTTGTTTTCGAAACAAGAAActcgcttttttttttaagtttgagTTTATCATAAGTTTATGATTAATATCTTTCATTAGAATCTCAATAAGCCGATGGGAACTGAATCATTGCCGCAAGGGATTATCGCCAAAACATCAAACCTGGAAACTCAACATCTTTGGAACTACGATGACAATGAAAAGGTTGTTAAAAATGTAGACAGTGATGgtagtttttataatatttttgtaacaattttcacagtttttattattattttttgtagctTTTAATCTTATGTTCCTTTCCTATCTCTGTTTATTTTCAGGGGAAACAGAACCGTGCAATGAGTTTGTTAGCCATGGCTGTTGGAATCAAGCAGAAGGAGCTAGTCAACAAAGTCATCCAAAAGGTTTTGTCTTTtgtgttcttcttttttttatatcacTGTGTTGTCAATAAAATGATAACAATATATTGGTGTGAACTTTCAGTTTCCTCCTCGAGATTTCGTGGTCATGCTTTTTCATTACGATGGTGTTGTCGATGATTGGAAGCAGTATCCATGGAATGAGCATGCTATTCATGTTTCCGTGATGAACCAAACAAAATGGTCAGTTTCTTCCAATCTtcgttttgattttatttttcttaatactATTTCTCTAACAATTTCATGATGTTAATGTCTGTCACCAGGTGGTTCGCTAAGCGATTTTTGCATCCTGATATAATTACAGAGTATGAGTATATATTTCTCTGGG contains these protein-coding regions:
- the LOC130508010 gene encoding LOW QUALITY PROTEIN: pentatricopeptide repeat-containing protein At4g18520, chloroplastic (The sequence of the model RefSeq protein was modified relative to this genomic sequence to represent the inferred CDS: inserted 1 base in 1 codon; deleted 6 bases in 4 codons; substituted 4 bases at 4 genomic stop codons) is translated as MWVCADLVLNHYDFSSSASLLMEWLWLQSSNGMRLIKRIHAMSLNDQVNLFGIILISSCVRLGDSVDARKVFDGMPERNTITWTGRXLIDGYLKYGFXRXGLSRCWKDYVKEAHGIRFTKREDVCLFNSCSRRRSEFEDDESWSEDXKEEKDVVSXAAGISACSIKGHGMMKGIIMFIGMLNHGFFLNDQ
- the LOC108842369 gene encoding uncharacterized protein LOC108842369 isoform X1; the protein is MQYFCAGNLLKLQGSMNRSCLCSILITTSLICGVYFIGNAYIHQQFKEKLLRWDFTDKMHNVTEKMHNVTHKMQKATTTSGTCENLNKPMGTESLPQGIIAKTSNLETQHLWNYDDNEKGKQNRAMSLLAMAVGIKQKELVNKVIQKFPPRDFVVMLFHYDGVVDDWKQYPWNEHAIHVSVMNQTKWWFAKRFLHPDIITEYEYIFLWDEDLGVSHFNPKRYLSIVKEEGLHISQPALDTTNSEVHHPITARRKNLKFHRRMYKNKGSGRCDDHSTNPPCIGWVEMMAPVFSREAWRCSWYMIQNDLIHAWGLDMQLGYCAQGDRKKNVGVVDAEYIVHYGLPTLGVVDTNSSSSQNETNPKSSPRKISQESSSESHEVDNRPEVRMKSFVEMKRFKERWKKAVDDDICWVDPY